AGTGAGCAACCCAAAGGAGCGCGGGAATGAAGGGGTGAATATTATCAGGGCTACACTTTCAGCAGACCGCAAAACCGTGACACTTTCCATGGAGGATCTGCGTCCATGCGATCAGCAGCTAATCAGGTTCAATGTCCAGGCGGCTGACGGCACCCGTATTCGCACCGAGGTGATGCATACAATTCATACCATAGAGTAACCGCCTTTGGCCTCTTTTGGGTGGACGCGTGAGATAAGTTGAGTCACGCCTGTCCGACCAAGTTCCTCCTCCCACTTGCCTGTTTTTCAGATTCGGGCTAAACTGTATTGAGTGGAGGCAAATACCGTTAATTTGGAAACCGCGATGCCCGGTACGCTCAGCCCGGAGGATGTTGCGAGGTTGGATGCGTTTCATGCGATGATTCATGAACAGACGCAGGTTTTTGCCGGCTATCCGGTCACGGCTAATTTTAATTATCACGATCTCTTTCGGTTTCTGGATTATCCACTGAACAACATCGGCGATCCGTTTGATCCCTGTACGTATCATCTCCATTCGCGCGAGTTTGAGCGTGAGGTGCTTGATTGGTTTGCGGAATTGCAGGCTGCGCCGAAGGGCGATTGGTGGGGCTATGTCACCAACGGCGGCACGGAGGGGAATCTTTATGGGCTCTATCTCGCGCGCGAGTTGTACCCGAACGGGATGGTGTATTTTTCGCAGGATACCCATTACAGCGTGAGCAAAAATTTGCGATTGCTGCGGATGCCGCACATCATGATCAAATCACAGCCCAGCGGCGCGATGGATTTGGAGGACCTCGAGGAATCCCTTCGCATTCACCGCGATGTGCCGCCCATTATTTTTGCCAATATCGGCACCACCATGCGCGAAGGTGTGGATGATATTCCGGCGATACAGGGGATGATTAAAAATTTAGCCATCCCCGAATCGTACATCCACGCCGATGCCGCGTTGTGCGGGATGACGCTGCCGTTCATTGATGGGGCACCGGAGTTCAACTTTTCCAGCGGGATCCACAGCATGTCCATCAGCGGCCACAAACTCATCGGTTCGCCGTTGCCGTGTGGCGTGGTACTGGCACTAAAGCTACACGTGGATCGCATCGCCCGCAGCATCGAATACGTCGGCACGTTAGATACCACCATCACCGGCTCGCGCAACGCCATCACGCCACTGATGCTGTGGTACGCCATTCGGCAGCGCGACAAAGAAGGCTTCCGCGCCGTGGTGGCCGAATGCCTTGCGGGCGCGGAATACGCCGTGGAACAGCTCAACGCCATTGGCGTAAAGGCGTGGCGCAACCCGCACGCCATCACCGTGGTGCTCCCCAAGCCCTCCGGCTTGGTGCTCGATAAATGGCAGCTCGCCGTGCAGGGAGAGATCGCACACATTATGGTGATGCCCCACGTGGATCGCGACCGGATAGACCGTCTCGTGTCCGATATTACCGCTAACCCAGTTTAGTGATTTTAAATATGAAACTGATTTCCATCGTCACCGAAAGTCGCGCCGGCGTTACCGCCGAGATTGCCGCCCTGCTGGGCGAGAACCAGATCAACATCGAATCGCTCGATGCCGAAGAGGCCAACGGCACGGATGTGGTGACGCTCTCTGTGGATCATTACAACCGTGCGCTACAAGTGCTGCGCGATGCCGGTTGGAACGCCGTGAGCGAGGACGCAATGCTCGTGCGCGTGCGCGATCAGCCCGGCGCGCTCGCCCGCGTGGCCAAGCGTTTTCTCGATGCGGGCGTCACCGTCCACAGCATCCGCATCGTGCAACGTAACGAAGATTGGGGGGTTATCGCCGTCAGTGCCGATCCGATCGAAAAGGCGCGAGCATTGGTGACGGATAATTTGTTGGCGGAATGAGTTCCAAGTTTTAGTCCCAATGCCGGTTACCCAATACCCAATAATCATTTTGAGGGATTAGGCATTTGGACTTCTTAGGAATTTGGTCATTGGAACTGGGTTGCTCCCGCAAGATTGACTTTTGCCGTGTGATTGGTTTCAGTGGCGGGGACATGTTTTTACGCGTATCTGGAATGATCGGCGTGGCGTTACTCATCGCCTGCGCCACGGGTGGTAACGATAAAAAGCTGCCGACCGGTAATGCGGGCAAACCTGCTGAGCCGGCGAAGGTGGATTTCGTAAAGCAGATCAAGCCAATCCTGGAATTCAATTGCGTGGGCTGCCACCGCGAGGGAGAAGCGGAAGAGCACGGCGGCGGCTATCAACTCGACGTCAAAGAGAAGGCCATCAAAGGGCGGCGTATTCGGCCTGGCGATCACGAGCGTAGTATGGTTTGGGAATCCATGACCCTGCCTTTAGATGACGAGGAAGTGATGCCGCCCAAAGAAAAAGAACAGCGGCCTTCGAAAGAGGAGATTGAGCTGATTGCATTATGGATCGACCAAGGCGCAACTTGGCCGGATGGTTTGCAGCTTGAGCCCAAGAAAAAAATCATCAAAGGCGAGGACGAAAACAAAATCATCGATGCCATCCGCACCAAAATCATAGCCAATCATAAACCGGTCGCTGAGAAGGAGATGAAGTTGTTCGTGGACAAAGTGCCGAACACCTTATCAGATTTCACGATGGTTCCCATCAAGGGCGGCACCTTCCTAATGGGTAGCCCCGCAGATGAAACCGGGCGTGATGAAAATGAAGGTCCGCAGCGGCGTGTGACCGTGTCGGCTTTCTGGATTGGCAAACATGAGGTTACTTGGGATGAGTATCACAAGTTCATGTATTACGAGAAAAACGTGAATCTAAAAAAAGGCACGAGGGAGTATTATCTCGATTCAGTCGCTACTCCCACTAAGCCGTATGTGAACATGGATTTCGGGATGGGGACGGGGCAGCACCCGGCAATCTCCATGACACAACATGCGGCCAATAAATACTGCCAATGGCTCAGTGCCAAGACGGGTCATTTTTATCGACTACCAACCGAGGCGGAATGGGAATACGCCTGTCGTGCGGGTACCACCACGGCGTTCTCATGGGGCAACGAGGCAGACCGTGCCACCTTGAACGCCAAAACGTGGAATAGCGGCAATACGCTGGATCCGGTGACCTTTGATGTGGGCTACCGCAAGGTAGGCCTCAAACCCCCCAACCCTTGGGGCTTGTTTGATATGCACGGCAATGTGTTCGAATGGGTACTGGATGGTGGCGCGCCGTACAAAGCCTCCAAGAGTATCCTTGTCGATCCCTGGGTGAAGGGGAGTAAACCGTATCCGCATGTGGCGAGAGGCGGGTCGTTTCACCCCAATTTCTCCAAAAGCACTATGCGTAGTTCGGCTCGGATATTTTCAGGTCCCCACTGGAAACAACAGGATCCGCAGCTGCCCAAGAGTATTTGGTACCTAACCGATGCCACCTTCATGGGGATGCGGGTTGTTCGCCCGCTCGAAGTGCCTACTCAGGAGGAAATGAAGGCCTACTGGAACAACGGTGTTGAATATGATGTGCCGCTAAACTAGCGGCCACATTTATTCAAGTGAGGCTGGACAGTCGTCAACAAAACGGTAGAATTTTCCGCAGACAAAAACTCCAACAGATAATCCTTTTATTGCCATGAAAAAAAAATCTAAAACCAACGTCAACCGGCGTCATTTCCTTAAATCCTCCGGCAAGGTGGCCGCCGCAAGTGCGGTGCTGAGCCAGTTACCCATCGAACGCGTGGCGCACGCTGCCGTCAGCGACACGATAAGCGTAGCACTCGTGGGCTGTGGGGGGCGCGGCAGTGGTGCCGTGAGCCAAATCAGGAACACCAAAGGGAACACCAAACTCGTCGCCGTGGCCGATGTAAATGCGGGGAAAGCCAAAGATCGTGTTGCCGGTTATAGGAAGCAGTTTAATGATTGGGTAGACGTTCCCGAGGACAGGATCTTTGGCGGGCTCGATGGCTACAAGTCGGCGATCGATTCGGGTGCAGATCTGGTCGTCATCGCAACGCCGCCGGCCTTTAAGCCGCAGCAGTTTGAGTACGCGGTGAAAGCAGGTAAACACATCTTTTGTGAGAAACCGGTTGCTTCCGACGCTCCGGGAGTCCGGCGTGTGCTGGCAGCCACTCAGGAGGCAAAGAAAAAGAATCTCATGGTCGGGATTGGGCTGCAACGGCGCCACGAGGAGCGGTATATTAACAACATCAAACGCCTTCACGACGGTGCGATTGGTGAGATCAACCTAATGCGAGTCTATTGGAACGGTCGCGGAATTTGGTACCGTGACCGCACGCCCGAGCAAACCGAAATGACCTTTCAGTGCAACAACTGGTATCATTTCATCTGGGCCAGCGGCGATCAGATTTGCGAGCAGCACATTCACAATCTCGACGTGGGTAACTGGGTCATGCAGGGCTATCCGGTTATGGCAAACGGAATGGGCGGCGGCGAGATGCGCCAAGTGGGGAAAACATACGGCGACCGCACGAAGACGCAGATTTTCGATCATACCTTCGTTGAGTACACCTATGCCAACGGTCACAAGATGTACAGTCAGGGTCGCCATCTCGGCGGCAACGCAACCTTCGGTCAAGTCGCCGAGTACGCCCACGGCAGCAAGGGTACATGCAAACTGGCTTCTTCCATCAACCCGTTCGATGGCGACCCAATCCCAATCCAAGGCAAAGGCGGCGGTCACCAGCAGGAGCAAACTGACCTTATTGAATCTCTAGCGAATGGGGAAATCTACAACGAAGGGGAGTACGGCGCTAAGGCAACCTTCACGGCCATCCTTGGTCGCGAGGCTTGTTATTCGGGCCGCCAGCTCAAGTGGGACGATCTGTTGAACAAGGG
This Limisphaerales bacterium DNA region includes the following protein-coding sequences:
- a CDS encoding histidine decarboxylase, with the translated sequence MPGTLSPEDVARLDAFHAMIHEQTQVFAGYPVTANFNYHDLFRFLDYPLNNIGDPFDPCTYHLHSREFEREVLDWFAELQAAPKGDWWGYVTNGGTEGNLYGLYLARELYPNGMVYFSQDTHYSVSKNLRLLRMPHIMIKSQPSGAMDLEDLEESLRIHRDVPPIIFANIGTTMREGVDDIPAIQGMIKNLAIPESYIHADAALCGMTLPFIDGAPEFNFSSGIHSMSISGHKLIGSPLPCGVVLALKLHVDRIARSIEYVGTLDTTITGSRNAITPLMLWYAIRQRDKEGFRAVVAECLAGAEYAVEQLNAIGVKAWRNPHAITVVLPKPSGLVLDKWQLAVQGEIAHIMVMPHVDRDRIDRLVSDITANPV
- a CDS encoding SUMF1/EgtB/PvdO family nonheme iron enzyme; the protein is MFLRVSGMIGVALLIACATGGNDKKLPTGNAGKPAEPAKVDFVKQIKPILEFNCVGCHREGEAEEHGGGYQLDVKEKAIKGRRIRPGDHERSMVWESMTLPLDDEEVMPPKEKEQRPSKEEIELIALWIDQGATWPDGLQLEPKKKIIKGEDENKIIDAIRTKIIANHKPVAEKEMKLFVDKVPNTLSDFTMVPIKGGTFLMGSPADETGRDENEGPQRRVTVSAFWIGKHEVTWDEYHKFMYYEKNVNLKKGTREYYLDSVATPTKPYVNMDFGMGTGQHPAISMTQHAANKYCQWLSAKTGHFYRLPTEAEWEYACRAGTTTAFSWGNEADRATLNAKTWNSGNTLDPVTFDVGYRKVGLKPPNPWGLFDMHGNVFEWVLDGGAPYKASKSILVDPWVKGSKPYPHVARGGSFHPNFSKSTMRSSARIFSGPHWKQQDPQLPKSIWYLTDATFMGMRVVRPLEVPTQEEMKAYWNNGVEYDVPLN
- a CDS encoding Gfo/Idh/MocA family oxidoreductase, whose translation is MKKKSKTNVNRRHFLKSSGKVAAASAVLSQLPIERVAHAAVSDTISVALVGCGGRGSGAVSQIRNTKGNTKLVAVADVNAGKAKDRVAGYRKQFNDWVDVPEDRIFGGLDGYKSAIDSGADLVVIATPPAFKPQQFEYAVKAGKHIFCEKPVASDAPGVRRVLAATQEAKKKNLMVGIGLQRRHEERYINNIKRLHDGAIGEINLMRVYWNGRGIWYRDRTPEQTEMTFQCNNWYHFIWASGDQICEQHIHNLDVGNWVMQGYPVMANGMGGGEMRQVGKTYGDRTKTQIFDHTFVEYTYANGHKMYSQGRHLGGNATFGQVAEYAHGSKGTCKLASSINPFDGDPIPIQGKGGGHQQEQTDLIESLANGEIYNEGEYGAKATFTAILGREACYSGRQLKWDDLLNKGHDYCPGIDKWTVDSDPPAMKGEDGKYPVPQPGIWNPFA